CCTAGCTGGTGGGAAGTAAAGTTCAGGCGCTGGGAAAGAAAATAAGTATTGAAGTGAAGCatcaaatacataattatatttttgtacatcTTGGCAGTATAGgagcatatttattatttacctgcACCAAATAAAAGTATCgatacaaaacttaaaatatgcataatttaattaaaagcaATCACAAACATCcaatttaattagttttcttCTCATGACTACTGACTTTTTTACTAAAATCGAAATACTTTTTACAAAGGTAACCAATTAAAAGAGTCGTTGCAACACTGAGTAATATAACGTCGATGAATAGTTTCTCCCAGCGGGACATGAGGGAAGCCGGGGAGCGAAGATGCGGTGCGCCACGCGTGCGCACCACGTGTTCCACCCAGTGCACCAGCTCCGCGGCCGGGGGGGCCGGACGGTCGTGGTATATCTGGGATAATTCCTTTGCCCGCTGCTTATAACTGAAACAATACTCTACGATTACAATATAACAATAGTGTAATTTATTAAACGATAAAATTACAGACTCACAATAATAAGGTTTTtgacaaagaaaaaaatatatatacttcaggttttatcgctgactgtactttgctttcaacaggcaactaatactcatcgagacaattctaataaaTTCATAGGCAATTatgttacgttgttttatcacataaTTCCTATCGCCACCTCCTGTCCATCCTCAGATAAGCTCGATGGTAGCATTGTCACCCCACTGACAGATGTGGTATGTGAGGTTTCAGCTCGATCGAATCATGGGAACGGGATCTAATTTAACTGGCTAgattcgcctttgtacaaatgatgtgtgttctttcctgttttatgttaacaaaaactaaaacttgtgttgttaaataaaaacttaccgATAAGCTACCCATAAACTTACCCATTATAATCTTGAATCATTTTCTGTATAGCCACTCGTAGATCTTCGACTAGATTCAAAGTCAAATCGACCCTGATTGTACGTCCAGACAGCACGGCTCTATTGACATTGTTGAACTGGTCAAAGTAAATTGGTATTCCAATGGTGGGTACTCCGAAATGGGCGGATTCAGTTGTGGACAAAAGACCACCATGCGAAATAAAAAACAGGCATTTCGGATGAGCTGGAAATAAGCATAGGCACATTTACGATTTCAACAGAAAAACCTACAACTGccttcatttttttataagtaaagtCTACACGGGTGCGGGGCGTGGGGCGTTGTccactgagatacttaccaatttttataaatttttaggtTATATACCTAGTAAAAAAgggttttattttagaaaaaaatattgtatacataaGTCATATAATCTAGCTTTTCAAtgtcgtaccttacttaggcaactcagcaagcttcgtcgACTAAACGGGAGACGGGCGGGGGAcatcgcgcgtttatgtcttttttactacatttttgtcttctgagatacttaccaattttcattgattatttaggttttaaagtaaaaaaatattattttagatgactcgtagaaaaagcgTTGTATAGAATAGTGATATaaatgaagtcggttaaaaagccATGTATGGAATGAGCACTCTAAGCATATTTCTCTATGATTACAGTCACCGTAACCTACTTGTCGAGTACAAAGCTATTTAACCTATATATATAACGCTGCATTTTGATGTTTCATTGTCTAGAACACAAACCACAAAAACCACcagtaaattaaattagttaaaatattGGAATGAAGGCATATGATATACCTGTTCTGTTGTAAACTTAGGTATGcaggtatattaaaataatatttttggcttTTTATATCGTTTGCTTTATAGCAAACAACAAAAAAGGTTTCACTAGTTCCATAAACTTACCCAATATGCTTTGTTGTGGCGCCCACTTCAGTGTATGCACATTTTTTGGCAAATTGGGCAAATCTTCCTCATATTTCCATATTACAGTTTGTTTCAAAGATCCGAATAAATCTAATAAGTCTTGGGTAACTTCTTTCGGTATATCTTTGCCCTTCCAAAGCGACCCCATACTGAAGTAGATAAAATCATTTTCGGCGTTATCCAAAAGGGTTTTTAATTCCTGGGAACAAAAgccaatataaatatgtatgatgATAATAGTTACActgtatttgttttttaaaatgaattCAGTTATTGAGCTAGCGATCGAATTTGTCAATAAGTACTTCGTTTAAGTCAGTAATGGGCAGAATAAGAgaattcattaataaaactTTAGTTTTGATTAGCAAGAAGTGTTTTAGTTTGTTAAGAGAATAAAGAGAGCCCATCACCTTTCGGCTGATTTCAATAACCTGTGCTCTGCAACTCAGAGTACctaatactaatataatatctaAAAGCTTGGCACACCAATGCCGTCTAGGCTTACTattggggcccatttctcaaatggtattagactaatattattagtccacgaactgtcaagtcatatgagttaccatggcaacatactattaatattatactaaTACCTACGGTATGACCGCGCCTAATTCTAGTCTAACAAGCTTTCTGGAACTACCAATAGGGATAACTTGGAACTGTGACGGATTTACAAAAAGGCCCAAAATCTCACACCACTGCTGGTTCCGTGagaatctgccgaatcctacaCCAGAACAGGTGATGCCGCAACAGAAAACTGCTTCACGTTTAAAAAATGGTACGGAATGGTATTTCTAAGGTAGATGGCTACGTCACCACCAGCCTTGCCAATCAATAATTTTTGATCAACACATAACAAGGCATGGCATAGGATGTCGGTTCTAGGGTATGCTTCAACCAGCTTTCGGAAACCAGGATCGCATGGACAAAGTTGGACTATAAAGTTTGAAGAAGGGATACTTTGGGAACAACGGAACACGTTAGAGACAGacctaagttggcagcgattttgatagcccagatggtgcaaATTTGATCGACGAACATGAGGAAACAATGTAAAATTTGCCAAAATAATATGCCTATTTtctggataaaatgcaactttcattAGTTATATAAGAATGAACGATTTACAGGATGGTGTagtgaaataaaagtttttcaTCTATTTAAGGAAGACTTACCTTTGAAAGTGGTTTTGTAGGCCTTTCAATATGATAACCCCcaataaatttgaaattttcagGAGTGCTTGGCATCAGACCGTTCCCTGGAAAATCATTTGATAATACTAATGATGCGTTATATATGAGTTCGTAGTAATTTGGTAAgggtttatttttcttcaaaaataGGGGTGCAAGAGCCTTTTCGTAAAAATCTTTTTCTCTTGGAACATTTTTGAACCTGTAAAACAACCATCACAAGTGATTAATTAAGAGTAGGTAATATTACCTATTCGTACCTGATGTACATGAAGCCTTACTAACATTTTAGACacggctaatatggtcggctctttatcatttgtcactatgtctgtcacgttctaacaagtatataagtacgaaagtgacgcatggcatgagAGGTgataaaatgcgaccatgataccgcggCAGACCTAAACAAAATGTAAGGATATTATTTCTTGTGATTTTTCCACACAAAAAGACCGATTTTCTTGTAGAACAGAGATGTTATAAATGTCTATTTTATAGTCAATTTGATAATATGCTTGTTTTAGATCAGTATCTCAAAATGGTATAAATCTATGGCAGTAAAAAACTAAATCAAAGACAGCACACGcctgtgtacattttttttatacctaactTACCATTTATAATAACTCCACTTGATCTGTAACCATAGCTTCTTGACTCTTTCAACCATAGAATGCAGTGGAGGAACATCTGGTGAAAGATAATCACTAGCATAGGCCGGGTTCGTTGTTTCATCTACTAGACGCAAAGTATACCAATGAGGCCCTAGTGAGTATGCCCAAATCATAGGGCATTCGTAATATGCTGCCagactgtaaataaaaatagggtTTGATTAAATTCTTTCCTGCAGACATAGACATCTTTATTGCTATCCTCTCTCTCCAGTATAGGTTCTAAAAACCTATTGCTGTTAGTTCAGGTTGCTGCTAAGTGCTAACCATTAACGACGGAAGTATTTTAAAGATCAAAAATTGGAAAAAGTAAGAACATAGAACTTATTGGTTTCAGCAGTTAGGTATTATAATCATCATCACAGCAAAAGTAATTTCCGCCGATGGCTTACTTACTAGTTTGGCGCAATGaaccaaaatgagtcttggcctccaacacaagagcacgccattttACCTGATCCTGCGCCGATTCAGGCCAGTTTTCACTGGCGATGAAATAAGGCGAGGTATTTCGTGGTTaaggttaaatattttttttaaatttggtgatatacatatgtaaagtaggtaggtagatattaaaattaatgcaGGTAAATGGTAAAGTCTATATTGTACTTACGCCGCATACAATTCCGATTCAATATAATCACTTATAATCACATCGAATTTAACAGTTGGGTCATTTAATAATGCTTGCATTTCCATATTCTTAAATGTAGCTTCCGCAATATCTGCACTGGTACTTTGTATGTAGTCTGCTCCTGTCTCTTCACAGAGTGGTTGATTTATCAGGTAGCCGATGTTGGTTTCGTTGTCAGctgtaatttaa
The nucleotide sequence above comes from Cydia pomonella isolate Wapato2018A chromosome 2, ilCydPomo1, whole genome shotgun sequence. Encoded proteins:
- the LOC133532635 gene encoding UDP-glucosyltransferase 2-like, whose product is MNFKILVFILTLTCVSGYKILMIAPNAIRSLNILGVSYVRHLLKAGHEVTYVSPFPLKDKPKNFTQIDLSSTHLEFWNADNETNIGYLINQPLCEETGADYIQSTSADIAEATFKNMEMQALLNDPTVKFDVIISDYIESELYAALAAYYECPMIWAYSLGPHWYTLRLVDETTNPAYASDYLSPDVPPLHSMVERVKKLWLQIKWSYYKWFKNVPREKDFYEKALAPLFLKKNKPLPNYYELIYNASLVLSNDFPGNGLMPSTPENFKFIGGYHIERPTKPLSKELKTLLDNAENDFIYFSMGSLWKGKDIPKEVTQDLLDLFGSLKQTVIWKYEEDLPNLPKNVHTLKWAPQQSILAHPKCLFFISHGGLLSTTESAHFGVPTIGIPIYFDQFNNVNRAVLSGRTIRVDLTLNLVEDLRVAIQKMIQDYNGYKQRAKELSQIYHDRPAPPAAELVHWVEHVVRTRGAPHLRSPASLMSRWEKLFIDVILLSVATTLLIGYLCKKYFDFSKKVSSHEKKTN